In Serinus canaria isolate serCan28SL12 chromosome 5, serCan2020, whole genome shotgun sequence, the following proteins share a genomic window:
- the ATP6V1D gene encoding V-type proton ATPase subunit D has protein sequence MSAKDRIEIFPSRMAQTIMKARLKGAQTGRNLLKKKSDALTLRFRQILKKIIETKMLMGEVMREAAFSLAEAKFTAGDFSTTVIQNVNKAQVKIRAKKDNVAGVTLPVFEHYQEGGDSYELTGLARGGEQLAKLKRNYAKAVELLVELASLQTSFITLDEAIKITNRRVNAIEHVIIPRIERTLSYIITELDEREREEFYRLKKIQEKKKVLKEKSDQERELRRAAGEESEPANLLAEEKDEDLLFE, from the exons ATGTCGGCCAAGGACCGCATCGAGATCTTCCCCTCGCGGAT GGCTCAGACCATCATGAAGGCTCGTTTGAAAGGAGCCCAAACAGGTCGTAACCTCCTGAAGAAAAAATCTGATGCTTTGACACTTCGATTCAGGCAGATCCTCAAGAAAATTATTGAG actaAGATGCTGATGGGTGAGGTGATGAGAGAAGCTGCCTTTTCACTTGCTGAGGCAAAGTTCACAGCAGGAGATTTCAG TACCACTGTGATCCAAAATGTGAACAAAGCGCAAGTCAAGATCCGAGCTAAAAAAGACAATGTAGCAG GCGTAACCTTGCCAGTTTTTGAGCATTACCAGGAAGGAGGGGACA gCTATGAGCTGACTGGCTTGGCCAGGGGTGGAGAACAGCTGGCTAAGCTGAAGAGGAACTATGCCAAAGCTGTGGAGTTGCTTGTGGAACTGGCCTCGTTACAG ACATCCTTTATTACTTTGGATGAAGCcattaaaataacaaacagaCGTGTGAATGCAATTGAACATG tgaTTATTCCCAGGATTGAGCGTACTCTTTCTTATATCATCACAGAACTGGATGAACGAGAACGAGAGGAATTCTACAG gCTTAAAAAgatccaggaaaagaaaaaagtcttgaAAGAAAAGTCTGATCAAGAACGGGAGCTGCGGAGGGCTGCTGGCGAGGAAAGTGAGCCAGCCAATCTCTTagcagaggagaaggatgaGGACCTTCTCTTCGAGTAA